A window of Pirellula sp. SH-Sr6A contains these coding sequences:
- a CDS encoding bL17 family ribosomal protein produces MRHLRKGRVLGRSPSHRKALFSNLVAAIILTEREVTELEPNAPKVPGRIITTLEKAKEIRPLVEKCITIAKYGVIADAKAEEFATKAERGSEEWKAWRKSDSWQKWAAARAPGVTARRRVFAIVKDKECVRILFNKIAPRFLERNGGYTRIMRLAKPRLGDNGTRAILEFVGQNDRTSKKSTKPAFEATASE; encoded by the coding sequence ATGAGACACTTAAGAAAAGGGCGAGTACTCGGTCGTAGCCCGTCCCACCGCAAAGCGTTATTTTCCAACTTGGTCGCCGCGATCATTTTGACCGAGCGCGAGGTAACGGAATTGGAGCCCAACGCTCCGAAGGTGCCTGGTCGCATCATCACGACCCTGGAAAAGGCGAAGGAAATTCGTCCTTTGGTTGAAAAGTGCATCACCATTGCAAAGTACGGGGTGATCGCTGACGCCAAAGCGGAAGAATTCGCCACCAAGGCGGAACGTGGCTCGGAAGAGTGGAAGGCATGGCGCAAGAGCGATTCTTGGCAAAAGTGGGCAGCAGCCCGCGCCCCAGGCGTCACGGCTCGCCGTCGCGTTTTTGCGATCGTTAAGGACAAAGAGTGCGTGCGGATTTTGTTCAACAAGATCGCACCCCGATTCCTGGAACGAAACGGTGGTTACACGCGCATCATGCGATTGGCCAAGCCGCGATTGGGTGACAACGGCACCCGAGCTATCCTCGAGTTCGTCGGACAGAATGACCGCACTTCGAAGAAGTCCACCAAGCCTGCATTCGAAGCGACCGCTTCCGAGTAG
- the rpsK gene encoding 30S ribosomal protein S11: MRRNVTAGIAHIKATFNNTTVTITDTKGDTLCWASAGTSGFKGSRKSTPFAGQSAAQQAAEKALKYGMKEIEVRVKGPGSGRESAITALQAAGISVKQIEDITPIPHNGCRPRKRRRV; the protein is encoded by the coding sequence ATTCGTCGCAATGTGACTGCAGGGATTGCGCACATCAAGGCGACCTTTAACAACACAACGGTGACGATCACCGACACCAAGGGTGACACTCTTTGCTGGGCGAGCGCTGGAACGAGTGGTTTCAAGGGTTCGCGAAAGAGCACTCCGTTCGCTGGCCAATCGGCTGCACAGCAAGCAGCTGAGAAGGCACTGAAGTACGGGATGAAGGAAATCGAGGTCCGAGTCAAGGGTCCGGGATCCGGGCGAGAGTCCGCGATCACCGCTTTGCAAGCTGCAGGAATCAGCGTCAAGCAAATCGAAGACATCACCCCTATCCCACACAACGGTTGCCGACCTCGCAAACGACGTCGCGTGTAA
- the leuA gene encoding 2-isopropylmalate synthase, translating to MAKYSPFPPIQLPDRTWPNCTITQAPIWCSVDLRDGNQALINPMGPAKKMELFRTLVKIGFKEIEVGFPAASETDFAFVRELIEKDLIPADVTIQVLVQSRKNLIDRTFEAIRGAKSAIVHLYNSTSTLQRRVVFQASKQEIVQLAIDGATHIRDLARGSENPVRFQYSPESFTGTELDYAVEICEAVCDVWQPTPENKTIINLPSTVELATPNVYADQIELFCRLFRPRQSTLISLHTHNDRGTGIAASELGLMAGADRVEGTLFGNGERTGNLDIVTMALNMFTQGVDPKLDFSNLKEIRRIAEFCTELKVHERMPYAGDLVFTAFSGSHQDAIKKGFAAMKETGQDAFEVPYLTIDPADIGRQYDPVIRVNSQSGKGGVAFLVESELGFQLPRRLQIAFSQVIQRITDQTGKEMPAREVASKFVETYIHPPATLQYHSHTPIECDAEDQERYRFSVTYQGEKSEVEGQGSGPIDAFVHAIRDQYGLACDILDYHEHAMEAGSDSTAAAYILVRTPDGQELFGVGQHRSITKASLLGFIAAVNRSLQAR from the coding sequence ATGGCAAAATACTCCCCATTCCCGCCGATTCAGCTCCCCGATCGGACCTGGCCAAATTGCACGATCACCCAAGCACCGATTTGGTGTTCGGTCGATTTACGGGACGGGAATCAAGCCCTCATCAACCCGATGGGTCCGGCGAAGAAGATGGAACTCTTCCGAACGCTCGTGAAAATCGGTTTCAAAGAAATTGAAGTCGGCTTCCCTGCCGCATCGGAGACCGATTTCGCTTTCGTGCGCGAATTGATTGAAAAGGATCTCATTCCTGCGGATGTAACCATTCAAGTCCTCGTGCAGTCGCGAAAGAATTTGATCGATCGGACCTTCGAAGCGATTCGTGGGGCCAAGTCGGCCATCGTGCACTTGTACAACTCCACGTCCACTCTGCAGCGAAGGGTCGTCTTTCAAGCATCCAAGCAGGAGATCGTCCAACTCGCAATCGATGGCGCGACCCATATCCGAGATCTTGCGCGAGGTTCTGAAAACCCGGTTCGATTCCAATACTCCCCCGAAAGCTTTACCGGTACCGAGCTCGACTACGCCGTCGAGATTTGCGAAGCGGTTTGCGACGTTTGGCAGCCGACTCCGGAGAACAAGACCATCATCAATCTGCCATCCACGGTCGAGTTGGCAACACCCAACGTCTACGCCGACCAAATCGAACTCTTCTGCAGACTCTTTCGGCCGCGTCAGAGCACTCTCATCTCGCTCCATACTCACAACGATCGCGGGACCGGGATCGCCGCCTCCGAGTTAGGGCTCATGGCAGGGGCTGACCGCGTCGAGGGAACTCTGTTCGGAAATGGGGAGCGGACGGGCAATCTGGATATTGTCACCATGGCTCTCAATATGTTCACCCAAGGGGTTGATCCCAAACTGGACTTTTCCAACTTGAAAGAGATCCGCCGCATCGCGGAATTCTGCACGGAACTTAAGGTCCATGAGCGAATGCCCTACGCCGGCGACCTCGTCTTCACCGCGTTCTCCGGCTCCCATCAAGACGCGATTAAGAAGGGTTTCGCTGCGATGAAGGAAACCGGGCAAGATGCGTTCGAAGTTCCCTATCTCACCATTGATCCAGCCGACATTGGACGGCAGTACGACCCCGTGATCCGAGTGAACTCGCAATCGGGGAAAGGTGGTGTCGCGTTCTTGGTCGAAAGCGAACTCGGCTTCCAATTACCCCGCCGACTCCAAATTGCGTTTAGCCAAGTCATCCAGAGAATCACCGATCAAACCGGCAAAGAGATGCCAGCGAGGGAGGTCGCCAGCAAGTTTGTCGAAACCTACATCCACCCTCCCGCGACGCTTCAGTATCACTCTCACACCCCGATCGAATGCGATGCAGAGGACCAGGAACGTTATCGGTTCTCCGTGACCTACCAAGGAGAGAAATCGGAAGTGGAAGGGCAAGGTTCGGGCCCGATCGATGCCTTCGTACACGCGATTCGTGATCAGTACGGATTGGCTTGCGATATCCTCGATTACCACGAACACGCCATGGAAGCCGGAAGCGACTCCACTGCTGCCGCCTACATCCTGGTCCGAACGCCCGACGGTCAAGAACTGTTCGGTGTCGGTCAGCATCGGTCCATCACCAAAGCCTCCCTCCTCGGGTTCATCGCAGCCGTCAACCGCAGCTTGCAGGCCCGATAA
- a CDS encoding DNA-directed RNA polymerase subunit alpha, whose protein sequence is MHVRWRGLELPSQVNVDRSTLTSTFGRFVAEPFERGFGATIGNSLRRVLLSSLEGSAVTQIKIRGAQHEFSSIPGVLEDVTEIVLNVKALVVKNHSDNTRVLTVSADKAGVITGADVQTDSDVEIINKDHVLATLTADVPFMMEMVVENGRGYVPASEHSSGDHEIGIIPVDAVYSPVVRVRYFVEETRVGQKTNYDRLIIELWTDGSVPPEMALVEGAKILRKHLNPFVQSSELGKQVHAVARGGPGSAEAQLEAKLNTLIADLKLSVRANNCLEAEGIRLVRDLVQRTEDQLLEVRNFGETTLNEVRERLSGMGLHLGMRVPSMR, encoded by the coding sequence ATGCATGTTCGTTGGCGTGGATTAGAGCTGCCCAGCCAAGTTAATGTAGACCGATCGACATTGACCTCGACGTTTGGCCGGTTCGTTGCAGAACCGTTCGAACGAGGTTTCGGCGCCACCATTGGTAACAGCCTTCGTCGAGTTCTCTTGTCGAGCCTGGAAGGAAGCGCGGTAACCCAGATCAAGATTCGCGGCGCTCAGCACGAATTCTCGTCGATCCCCGGCGTCCTCGAGGACGTGACGGAAATCGTCTTGAACGTGAAGGCGTTGGTGGTCAAGAACCACAGCGACAACACGCGTGTTCTCACCGTAAGTGCCGACAAGGCAGGTGTGATCACCGGTGCGGACGTTCAAACCGATTCCGATGTCGAGATCATCAACAAGGATCACGTCCTAGCGACTTTGACCGCCGACGTTCCATTCATGATGGAAATGGTTGTCGAAAACGGTCGTGGGTACGTCCCTGCCTCCGAGCATAGCTCAGGCGATCACGAAATCGGAATTATCCCGGTCGATGCGGTTTACAGCCCCGTTGTCCGCGTCCGATATTTCGTGGAAGAAACACGCGTTGGACAAAAGACCAACTACGACCGACTGATTATCGAGCTCTGGACCGACGGATCCGTCCCACCCGAGATGGCATTGGTCGAGGGTGCCAAGATTCTTCGCAAGCACCTCAACCCGTTTGTGCAATCGAGCGAGCTTGGCAAGCAAGTTCATGCGGTTGCTCGCGGCGGTCCTGGCTCCGCAGAGGCTCAGTTGGAAGCGAAGCTCAACACGCTCATCGCGGACTTGAAGCTCTCGGTTCGGGCCAACAATTGCTTGGAAGCTGAAGGGATCCGTCTCGTTCGAGACTTGGTCCAACGCACCGAAGATCAGCTGCTTGAAGTTAGAAACTTTGGAGAGACCACGCTCAATGAAGTGCGCGAGCGACTGAGCGGTATGGGTCTCCACCTTGGCATGCGAGTCCCATCGATGCGGTAA
- a CDS encoding sigma 54-interacting transcriptional regulator: MATYLLVTRGRDLDSRYALDRNGDTTMGRGLECQIQLQDPLASRVHARIYYRAAQWQIEDLQSRNGTLLNGAKIDRATLAHGNRIAIGNTELEFNDDTINEDLTVERINLSHDLREIKTGGLTDGTGTGMSAFLSLRKANRNEDLSDLHQLSIRCISLVTPEQVTELASEVLKTRTQATLVAFLLADQDGELVDQRRVTTSASPRITLSSRLTDMVCRQAKAVWVKNEVRNVSDGPLRHYADAICIPLLHDENVIGVIHLYREKENFDKHAFHFAIAAASFLAPSIVRAQSESSLRINHGRLQSKSADFDELLGNSAPMVELKEKIVRVAGATGCILIRGESGSGKELVARAIHRASLRASRPMLSVNCAAIPAELMESQLFGHAKGAFTGADKDHIGWFEQAHGGTLFLDEIGELTLEGQAKLLRILEGHPFLPVGGRKEVRVDVRVLAATNRDLSEFVADKRFREDLYYRLSVFELKVPPLRGRGDDVGLLIDHFLDHFSTLHGRPQIKLSEGARTRMLEYSWPGNVRQLRNVIDSAVVLAASEEIEASELSLHEPKPDLFDTLNVEQWEQRLIREALKRTRGNIPESAELLGISRATLYRKLESYGINKEEY, from the coding sequence ATGGCTACCTATCTTCTTGTAACGCGAGGGCGGGACTTGGATTCCCGCTACGCGCTGGACCGAAACGGCGATACGACGATGGGACGCGGACTGGAGTGCCAAATCCAGCTCCAAGACCCCCTCGCCTCGCGCGTCCATGCGCGGATTTATTACCGTGCCGCACAATGGCAGATCGAGGATTTGCAGTCCCGCAACGGTACCCTTCTCAATGGGGCGAAGATCGATCGCGCGACGCTTGCTCACGGAAATCGCATTGCGATCGGGAATACCGAACTGGAATTCAACGACGACACGATCAATGAAGATCTGACCGTCGAACGTATCAATCTCTCCCACGATTTGCGCGAGATCAAAACCGGAGGACTGACCGACGGGACTGGCACAGGAATGTCAGCATTCCTTTCCCTGCGCAAAGCGAATCGGAACGAAGATCTCTCCGATCTGCATCAACTCTCGATTCGCTGCATTTCTCTGGTGACACCGGAGCAGGTGACCGAGCTAGCGAGCGAAGTCCTCAAAACGCGAACCCAAGCGACTCTCGTGGCCTTTCTTCTCGCCGATCAAGACGGTGAGTTGGTCGACCAGCGCCGAGTAACTACCTCCGCATCCCCTCGCATCACCCTGAGCAGCCGATTGACCGACATGGTATGCCGACAAGCCAAGGCGGTCTGGGTCAAGAACGAAGTTCGGAACGTGAGCGATGGTCCACTGCGCCATTATGCCGATGCGATATGCATTCCGCTCCTTCACGACGAAAACGTGATCGGCGTCATCCACCTGTACCGTGAAAAAGAGAACTTCGATAAACACGCCTTCCACTTTGCTATCGCCGCTGCGAGCTTCTTAGCCCCTTCGATCGTCCGGGCTCAGAGCGAGTCGTCGCTCCGGATCAATCATGGTCGGCTTCAGAGCAAGAGCGCGGACTTTGATGAGCTCCTCGGGAACAGCGCTCCCATGGTGGAGCTGAAAGAGAAGATCGTTCGGGTCGCCGGTGCAACGGGTTGTATTTTAATTCGAGGTGAAAGCGGATCGGGGAAAGAGCTCGTTGCACGCGCCATCCATCGAGCCAGTTTGCGCGCGTCGCGGCCTATGCTGAGCGTCAATTGCGCTGCGATACCAGCCGAACTGATGGAGAGCCAATTGTTCGGTCACGCCAAGGGGGCTTTCACGGGTGCGGACAAGGATCACATCGGATGGTTTGAACAAGCCCACGGAGGAACGCTATTCCTCGATGAAATCGGTGAGTTGACATTGGAGGGGCAGGCAAAGTTGCTCCGTATTCTCGAAGGACACCCTTTTCTCCCGGTCGGCGGCAGAAAAGAAGTGCGAGTCGACGTGCGTGTCCTCGCAGCAACCAACCGAGACCTGAGCGAGTTCGTCGCGGACAAACGCTTCCGTGAAGACCTTTACTATCGATTGAGTGTGTTCGAGTTAAAAGTCCCGCCCCTTCGAGGTCGCGGCGATGACGTAGGGCTGCTGATCGATCATTTCCTAGACCATTTCTCCACCCTCCATGGCCGGCCGCAGATCAAGCTCAGCGAAGGAGCGAGAACGCGGATGTTGGAATACAGCTGGCCAGGAAACGTCCGACAGCTCCGAAATGTCATCGACAGCGCAGTCGTACTCGCGGCGAGCGAAGAGATTGAAGCCAGTGAGCTGAGCCTTCATGAGCCCAAGCCCGATTTATTCGACACGCTCAATGTCGAGCAATGGGAACAACGCTTGATCCGCGAGGCGTTGAAGAGGACGCGGGGGAACATCCCGGAATCGGCGGAACTCCTAGGCATCTCCAGAGCAACGCTCTATCGAAAGCTGGAATCCTACGGCATCAACAAAGAGGAATACTGA
- a CDS encoding multiheme c-type cytochrome, translated as MNRQILLVSLFVCPTASIVIGMGHPITKMDPRDAKWQVAIDPHKVVGVASCEKCHAPEVQTWKRTPHSETFVTLHRKPEAQQIASKLGITNFKSDSNCIQCHYTMDSTADSTAGSTAGSTAGSTAGSTAGSTAGSIAGSIAGSIAGSIAGAAKLEAIAGVSCESCHGAAADWISVHNDYGGPNMTKLQESPQHRVERFSRSIELGMRNPVNVYLLAQSCYRCHTVPDEKLVNVGGHHAGSLDFELVSWSQGTVRHNFVRTDGKSNAEETAGRLRQLFVAGLIADIEFSMKATAMATEKATFGITSAQRTARAIERLKSAQTKVQAPILDEVLAVATSVSLKLNNRQPLEEAAEKIHDLGVRFASTVRGDDLSAIDSFIPPKDKWK; from the coding sequence ATGAATCGACAAATTCTCTTGGTCTCATTGTTCGTTTGCCCCACCGCATCGATCGTGATCGGCATGGGTCACCCCATCACCAAGATGGACCCTCGCGATGCGAAATGGCAGGTCGCCATCGATCCCCACAAGGTCGTCGGCGTGGCAAGTTGCGAGAAATGCCACGCACCGGAAGTACAGACATGGAAGCGAACGCCCCATAGCGAGACTTTCGTGACCTTGCACCGCAAGCCCGAGGCCCAGCAAATCGCCAGCAAGCTTGGTATTACCAACTTCAAAAGCGACTCGAACTGCATCCAGTGCCATTACACGATGGATTCCACAGCGGATTCCACTGCGGGGTCCACTGCGGGGTCCACTGCGGGGTCCACTGCGGGGTCCACTGCGGGGTCCACTGCGGGGTCCATAGCGGGGTCCATAGCGGGGTCCATAGCGGGGTCCATAGCGGGGGCCGCAAAATTGGAAGCGATCGCAGGAGTCTCCTGCGAATCGTGTCACGGAGCCGCTGCAGATTGGATCTCCGTCCACAACGATTACGGCGGTCCCAATATGACCAAGCTGCAGGAATCGCCGCAGCACCGAGTCGAGCGATTCTCCCGGAGTATCGAGTTGGGGATGCGGAATCCCGTCAACGTCTACTTGCTCGCTCAAAGCTGCTACCGATGCCATACGGTTCCTGACGAAAAGCTAGTGAACGTCGGTGGGCATCATGCCGGTAGTCTCGATTTTGAGCTCGTCAGTTGGTCGCAAGGGACTGTTCGGCACAACTTTGTACGCACCGATGGGAAATCGAATGCCGAAGAAACCGCGGGACGGCTGCGGCAGCTCTTTGTGGCCGGTCTGATCGCAGACATCGAGTTCAGCATGAAGGCGACGGCGATGGCGACGGAGAAGGCAACGTTTGGCATCACTTCGGCGCAGCGAACCGCTCGAGCGATCGAACGACTGAAGTCCGCGCAGACCAAGGTGCAAGCACCCATCCTAGATGAGGTCCTCGCGGTCGCGACATCGGTGTCCCTCAAACTGAACAACCGTCAGCCCCTCGAAGAGGCCGCCGAGAAGATTCACGACTTGGGTGTTCGATTTGCATCCACCGTCCGAGGGGACGACTTGAGTGCCATCGATTCCTTCATCCCTCCTAAAGACAAATGGAAATAA
- a CDS encoding 3'-5' exoribonuclease YhaM family protein, with protein MPRTFISDIQPQMQIDEVFRIADRQLRANRQGGHYLLLQLQDRTGTISGMRWNADERIADKFQRGAYVRVQAASQLHNGVLQLIVHQMQGVEEGQIEPEDFESATRVDVPSLWNELRSLLDSIQDPTLRAIAQSFVTDPEIEVALKIAPAGIKTHHAYPGGLLEHIVSLVKLASALASHYAYLDRDILLAGAFLHDIGKLEELAFDGELTYTDAGQLIGHLVQGVGMVERKAADLVREGCDLDPNKLLHLKHIIVSHHGCLEHGSPKVPMTMESMAFHYIDEMDAKLSSIRGMIEADRTRDTWTPYNPSLARKILKPLS; from the coding sequence ATGCCTCGTACCTTTATCAGCGATATTCAGCCGCAGATGCAGATCGACGAGGTCTTTCGTATCGCGGATCGGCAATTGCGAGCCAATCGACAGGGGGGACACTATTTGCTGCTTCAGTTGCAAGACCGGACAGGGACGATTTCGGGAATGCGATGGAATGCAGATGAACGCATAGCCGACAAATTTCAACGAGGAGCCTATGTGCGTGTGCAAGCCGCATCGCAGCTTCACAACGGCGTATTGCAACTAATTGTCCATCAAATGCAGGGGGTGGAGGAGGGCCAAATCGAGCCAGAAGACTTTGAAAGCGCGACGCGCGTCGACGTGCCTTCGCTTTGGAACGAACTACGTAGTTTGCTGGACTCGATTCAGGATCCCACGCTGCGGGCGATCGCGCAGTCGTTTGTTACCGATCCTGAAATCGAAGTCGCCCTCAAAATAGCGCCTGCTGGAATCAAGACCCATCACGCCTACCCGGGTGGATTGCTGGAGCACATTGTATCTTTGGTAAAGCTCGCTTCCGCGCTGGCCTCCCATTACGCTTACCTCGATCGAGATATCTTGCTCGCAGGTGCCTTTTTGCATGACATTGGAAAGCTAGAGGAACTCGCTTTCGACGGTGAACTGACTTACACCGACGCGGGGCAATTGATCGGACATCTGGTGCAAGGCGTCGGAATGGTCGAACGTAAAGCCGCGGATCTCGTACGCGAAGGGTGCGACCTGGACCCGAACAAGTTGCTGCACCTCAAGCACATCATTGTGAGCCATCATGGATGCTTGGAACATGGCAGCCCAAAGGTACCGATGACCATGGAGTCGATGGCATTTCATTACATCGATGAGATGGATGCAAAGTTGAGTTCGATTCGCGGAATGATCGAGGCCGATCGCACGCGAGATACCTGGACCCCTTACAACCCCTCCTTAGCGAGAAAGATTTTAAAGCCCCTGTCCTAG
- a CDS encoding D-hexose-6-phosphate mutarotase — protein sequence MDAHQLQQTFGIDSALCFENHSSGLVQGVVQTKFCEGRFFLHGAHVSHWHPSHTAWPVLFMSEQSSFAEGKPIRGGIPLCFPWFSAHPTDPSQPAHGLVRQARWKFVESRFENESVRVVMERIADEFLLRCKVEFGTELALELKMTNRSSQTRDCEVALHTYFDVAAIEKVSVEGLEKVPYFDQLSRKVCSAEHKPVRFDRETDRIYQGPVGSILLRDAERNRTISIDSANANSTIVWNPWVEKSKRMPDFGDEEYHRMCCIETASVRDHRMTLAPSETHIIGVRYSVGP from the coding sequence ATGGATGCACACCAGTTACAGCAGACTTTTGGTATCGATTCCGCTCTTTGTTTTGAAAACCATTCGAGTGGTTTGGTGCAGGGTGTTGTTCAGACGAAGTTTTGCGAGGGGCGATTCTTTCTGCACGGTGCTCATGTGTCGCATTGGCATCCTTCCCATACCGCTTGGCCCGTTTTGTTTATGAGTGAGCAAAGCAGTTTCGCAGAAGGGAAGCCAATCCGAGGAGGGATCCCCCTTTGCTTTCCGTGGTTCTCCGCCCATCCCACAGATCCCTCGCAGCCGGCCCATGGATTGGTTCGACAAGCTCGATGGAAGTTTGTCGAAAGCCGGTTCGAGAACGAATCGGTTCGTGTTGTCATGGAACGCATCGCAGACGAGTTCCTGCTTCGGTGCAAAGTGGAGTTCGGCACCGAGCTCGCGCTCGAACTGAAAATGACCAATCGATCTTCACAGACACGCGATTGTGAAGTCGCATTGCATACGTATTTCGACGTTGCCGCTATCGAAAAGGTCTCCGTCGAAGGCTTGGAAAAGGTTCCCTATTTCGATCAGCTCAGCCGAAAGGTTTGCTCCGCTGAGCACAAGCCGGTTCGGTTTGATAGGGAGACAGACCGAATCTATCAAGGCCCCGTAGGAAGCATCCTGCTTCGAGATGCCGAGCGCAATCGCACTATCTCGATCGACTCAGCAAACGCGAACTCCACCATCGTCTGGAATCCGTGGGTAGAAAAGTCGAAACGCATGCCCGACTTCGGTGACGAGGAATACCACCGCATGTGTTGCATCGAAACGGCCTCGGTTCGCGATCATCGCATGACGTTGGCGCCGAGCGAAACACACATCATCGGTGTGCGCTACTCCGTCGGCCCGTAG
- a CDS encoding ABC transporter permease, with the protein MSESQSRPRTSSYWRVFVAGARNSLIRDMTFRGNFLLDCVSSLSWLLMNLGFYLLVFFHVRSIGVETGWGRNEFFVFLATTWLINSIVQAFLMPNAQEFSELIRTGGLDYVLLKPMDTQFLISFRRVEWSSLSNFVLGLIILVYGLLQLQGRASPAWEWSWISFALFWFYVGCGVFLLYSLMICLAATSVWLGRNQSLYDFWFYITNFSRYPMEIYEGGWGYPLWLLFTFVVPVLVVVNVPARILAQPLSPREPWEWGLGIFALFATVVSLLASRWIFRRALRSYSSASS; encoded by the coding sequence ATGAGCGAAAGCCAAAGTCGCCCACGAACATCGAGTTACTGGCGTGTCTTTGTCGCAGGGGCTAGGAACAGCCTGATACGGGACATGACCTTTCGTGGCAATTTCCTGCTCGATTGCGTGTCGAGTCTCTCCTGGCTCTTGATGAATCTCGGTTTTTATCTTCTCGTCTTTTTTCACGTGCGTTCAATCGGTGTCGAGACCGGGTGGGGCCGGAACGAGTTCTTTGTCTTTCTAGCAACAACTTGGCTCATCAATTCGATCGTGCAAGCCTTCTTGATGCCCAACGCACAAGAGTTCAGCGAGTTGATTCGCACCGGCGGACTCGATTATGTGCTGCTCAAGCCTATGGATACGCAATTCCTCATCTCGTTTCGTCGAGTCGAGTGGTCCTCCCTTAGCAACTTCGTTCTCGGCTTGATTATTCTCGTGTATGGTCTGCTGCAGTTGCAGGGCAGGGCCTCACCTGCATGGGAATGGAGCTGGATTTCATTTGCGCTCTTTTGGTTCTATGTCGGTTGTGGAGTATTCCTCCTTTATAGCCTCATGATTTGCTTGGCCGCGACCAGCGTTTGGCTCGGAAGGAATCAGAGTCTTTACGACTTTTGGTTTTACATTACGAACTTCTCTCGATATCCCATGGAGATTTACGAGGGAGGATGGGGCTATCCGCTCTGGCTCCTCTTTACGTTTGTTGTCCCTGTTCTCGTCGTGGTGAATGTGCCGGCCAGGATCTTGGCTCAGCCACTGTCGCCGCGCGAGCCGTGGGAATGGGGGTTGGGAATCTTTGCTTTGTTTGCAACTGTGGTTTCCCTTTTAGCAAGCCGTTGGATTTTTCGACGGGCCCTTCGCAGCTACTCCAGCGCGAGCAGCTGA
- the rpsM gene encoding 30S ribosomal protein S13: protein MPRLLGVDIPNDKQVVYSLQYLYGVGPSVAREACVKTKIDPSKQARELDEDELSRLASLLEREYTVEGPLRRQVGQAIGRLREIKCYRGMRHKLGLPVRGQRTRTNARTRKGPRKTVAGKKGVKDLR, encoded by the coding sequence ATGCCGCGTCTGCTCGGTGTTGACATTCCGAACGACAAACAAGTCGTATATTCCCTTCAGTATCTTTACGGCGTCGGCCCATCGGTCGCTCGTGAAGCGTGCGTGAAGACCAAAATCGACCCCAGCAAGCAAGCACGTGAACTGGACGAAGATGAGTTGAGCCGCTTGGCTAGCTTGTTGGAGCGCGAGTACACCGTCGAAGGACCGCTGCGACGTCAAGTCGGGCAGGCGATCGGACGGTTGCGTGAAATCAAATGCTATCGCGGGATGCGTCATAAGCTTGGTCTTCCCGTTCGCGGTCAGCGAACCCGAACCAATGCGCGGACTCGAAAGGGTCCTCGTAAGACGGTTGCTGGTAAGAAGGGTGTTAAAGATTTGCGATAG
- a CDS encoding 3-hydroxyacyl-CoA dehydrogenase NAD-binding domain-containing protein, translating into MADDPRACSSPPAPEASGIARILVVGAGWVGRQIVGQFAANGFVVEWLDASETALRSGEEWLRSKANEAEMAAYWPADRLSTIRDRVLFLTKISDASDAVDLVLESVTEQVSVKRKVLQAASARFPERVLIASNSSYFTPSMLDRFVTHPERFAHMHFHVPVWRTRLVDVACSPRTSSATAKSLSRLAAEIGQKALVETVENPGYVFNWLLRSLLQSALQLKAKGVAEPESIDFAWRQVTGMELGPFGIMDQIGLDLIHQTMSAARFVDGDAQWQPLIDQLQPLVDAGKLGLKTGEGFFKYPSTEGNDKNV; encoded by the coding sequence ATGGCTGACGACCCCCGAGCTTGTTCATCTCCTCCCGCTCCCGAGGCTTCCGGGATCGCCCGAATTCTAGTCGTCGGTGCAGGATGGGTGGGGCGCCAGATCGTCGGCCAGTTCGCTGCCAACGGTTTCGTCGTCGAATGGCTCGATGCTTCGGAGACTGCGCTTCGATCCGGTGAAGAGTGGTTGCGCAGCAAAGCAAACGAAGCGGAAATGGCCGCGTATTGGCCTGCAGACCGACTCTCCACGATCAGGGATCGCGTCCTCTTCTTGACGAAAATCTCGGACGCTTCCGACGCGGTCGACTTGGTTCTGGAAAGTGTCACCGAGCAAGTCTCCGTGAAGCGCAAAGTCCTTCAAGCGGCTTCGGCCCGATTTCCCGAACGCGTATTGATCGCATCCAACAGCTCCTACTTCACGCCTTCGATGCTGGACCGCTTCGTCACCCATCCCGAGCGATTCGCCCACATGCACTTTCATGTACCGGTTTGGCGAACTCGATTGGTCGATGTGGCTTGCTCGCCCAGGACGAGTTCGGCTACGGCGAAATCCCTTTCTAGATTAGCAGCCGAGATCGGGCAAAAGGCGTTGGTGGAGACGGTGGAAAATCCCGGATACGTCTTCAATTGGTTGCTGCGGTCGTTGCTTCAATCGGCGCTGCAGCTGAAGGCCAAGGGGGTGGCGGAACCGGAATCGATCGATTTTGCATGGAGGCAGGTAACAGGAATGGAATTGGGTCCGTTTGGGATCATGGACCAAATCGGTTTGGATCTCATTCACCAAACCATGTCCGCTGCGAGATTCGTGGACGGCGACGCCCAGTGGCAGCCCCTCATCGACCAGCTTCAACCGCTCGTCGACGCAGGGAAGCTCGGACTGAAGACCGGCGAAGGATTTTTTAAGTACCCTTCGACCGAGGGCAACGATAAGAACGTCTGA